A stretch of the Rosa rugosa chromosome 5, drRosRugo1.1, whole genome shotgun sequence genome encodes the following:
- the LOC133710682 gene encoding uncharacterized protein LOC133710682, translated as MAPCQILVLLLAVLVLGLSLPCSDAIRTNKVKTRTSVYVSPEFVLGPGSVAVKYFYNIHFPRGHIAMKYFNAEVIDEEGNPIPLYDTYLHHWVLERYYAQTSYVESSGFEDNKDPEFKIVRNSGLCQNNVLGQYYGLGSETRKTDTHVPDPFGIEIGNPAEIPAGYEERWMLNVHAIDTRGAEDRMGCTECRCDLYNVTKDGQGQPLRPGYTGGLECCYDGTQCSVKQGYNGVKRSLYLRYTVKWVDWSDSIVPVKIYIFDVTDRTNHSSGPSLKHDCRIEYNVEPCSTVDTVNDQCFDNQRAMVTMPTGGYIVYGVAHQHTGGRGSTLYGEDGRVICSSIPIYGQSEEVGDEAGYIVGMSTCYPHPGSVKIKDGETLVLASNYSSSQPHTGVMGLFYILVAEDQKNI; from the exons ATGGCACCTTGTCAAATTTTGGTTCTTTTGTTAGCTGTGCTAGTGCTGGGATTAAGCCTACCATGTTCAGATGCTATTCGGACCAATAAGGTTAAGACCAGGACTAGCGTTTATGTCTCCCCTGAGTTTGTGTTGGGACCAGGGTCAGTTGCAGTCAAGTATTTCTATAACATTCACTTCCCAAGAGGTCATATTGCTATGAAGTATTTCAATGCTGAAGTGATCGATGAAGAAGGGAATCCTATTCCTCTTTATGATACTTATCTGCATCATTGGGTTCTTGAAAGATATTACGCCCAGACAAGTTATGTGGAGTCAAGTGGTTTCGAGGATAATAAAGATCCGGAGTTTAAGATTGTGAGAAATAGTGGATTGTGCCAGAATAATGTTCTTGGTCAGTACTATGGACTCGGGTCAGAAACACGAAAGACAGATACACATGTACCGGATCCTTTTGGAATAGAGATTGGCAACCCTGCAGAGATTCCTGCTGGATATGAGGAGAGATGGATGCTCAATGTTCATGCTATTGATACTCGGGGTGCAGAGGATAGGATGGGATGCACTGAATGCAGGTGTGATCTGTATAATGTAACAAAAGATGGACAAGGCCAGCCGTTGAGGCCTGGGTACACAGGGGGTTTGGAGTGCTGTTATGATGGTACACAGTGCAGCGTAAAACAAGGCTATAATGGTGTCAAGAGAAGCCTCTACTTGAGATACACTGTGAAGTGGGTTGATTGGTCCGATTCCATTGTGCCTGTCAAGATTTATATCTTTGATGTCACTGATAGAACAAATCATTCATCAGGACCCTCTCTTAAACATGATTGCCGG ATCGAATATAATGTTGAGCCTTGCAGTACTGTCGATACGGTAAATGATCAGTGCTTTGACAATCAACGGGCAATGGTTACTATGCCAACTGGTGGTTATATCGTCTACGGTGTTGCCCATCAGCACACTGGGGGACGTGGCTCAACTCTGTATGGAGAG GACGGACGGGTTATCTGTTCATCAATACCAATATATGGGCAAAGCGAGGAAGTAGGAGACGAGGCTGGTTACATTGTGGGAATGTCAACTTGCTATCCACATCCTGGCTCTGTCAAAATAAAGGATGGGGAGACTCTGGTTCTGGCATCTAATTACAGCAGCTCGCAGCCGCACACAGGAGTCATGGGCCTCTTCTACATTTTGGTTGCGGAGGATCAGAAAAATATTTGA